In Bradyrhizobium sp. WD16, the genomic stretch CTGGGACCGACGACGAGGACGAGGCGCCCGCCCGTGGTCACCGGCCGATCCGTCATGCTACCCGCGTCCCCTCGCGCCAGACCCCGCGCACCGCCGGCACGTCATGCGCCACATGGACGCGGATCAGATCGGCGCGCAGTCCGGGCGCGATTTCACCGCGATCGTCGAGCCCCACCGCCTGCGCCGGCCGACGCGTCACGGTCCGCACTGCGGCGGCGAGATCAATCCCGGGTACGTGGCGGGGTAACTGCAATGCGCCCATCAGCAGGCTCGAAGGGACATAATCCGACGACAGGATATCCAGCAGTCCGTCGCGGGCAAGGTCGACCGCGGCGATATTGCCGGAATGAGAACCGCCGCGCACCACGTTGGGCGCGCCCATCAGGATGGCGATGCCGGCATCGCGCAAGGCGCGCGCTGCCTCCAGGGTGGTGGGAAACTCCGCCACTGCGACGCCGTCGCGCAGCGCATCCTGCACGTTCTCCGCCGTGGTGTCGTCGTGGCTAGCCAGCGGCACGCCCCGGGCATGAGCAAGTGCGACGATCGCCCGCAGATTGGGTTCGGCATAGGCCTGCTGATAGGCCACGCGGCGGGCGAACATCACATCGAGTTCAGCGTCGGTCAGGCCACCGCTCTTGCCGCGGTAGTAGTCGCGCAGCTTGAGCTCGTCCCGGAACTGGCGCTGGCCGGGGGTATGGTCCATCAGCGACATCAGCCGGACATCCGGGCGATCGACCAGTTCCCTCGCTTCGTCGACCACGCTCGGCATCGGCACCTCGCAGCGCAGATGGAGATAGTGATCGGCGCGCAACAGCCCGGCCTCGCGGGCGGTGCTGATCGCGCTCGCGAGCACGCCTGCCTGCCCATCCGCATCGGGCGCTCCCTCCTCGCGCCAGACCCGCAGCGAATCCAGCACCGTGGTGATGCCCGAGGTGGCGAGCTGACCGTCGTAGGACACCACCGCGGCCACCGGATTCCAGAGCACCTTGGGTCGCGGCAGGTAATGCGACTCGAGATGATCGGTGTGCAGTTCGACGAGGCCCGGCATCACCAGGTCGCCGGCCATGTCCTCGCTGCCCGCCGGCGCCGCCCCTTCGCCGACCTCGACAATGCGGCCCTGCGCGATCGCCACCCAGCCGCGCGCGATCACGCGGTCCGCCAGCACCACCGTGGCATTGCCGATCACGGCTTCGGTCTTGTCTCGTCCGGCAGTCATCTTCAACGAACCTTTCAGGCCGCCATGGCGGCGAATGAGGTGACATCGACGAGGCGGTCGGCGATGCGCGCGCGCATCTCGTCATCATGGACGATGGCCACCATGGCGACGCCTGCACGCTTCTTCTCGTCGACCAGTTGCGCAACCACCTCGCGGTTGGCGGCATCGAGAGATGCGGTCGGCTCGTCGAGCAGCAGGATCGGCAGGTCGGAGACGAAGCCGCGCGCGATATTGACGCGCTGCTGTTCGCCGCCGGAGAAGGTCGACGGTGGCAACAGCCACAGCCGCTCGGGAATGTTGAGGCGGCTCAGCAGGGCTCCGGCTCGCTGGCGCGCGGCATCGCGTGGCGTGCCGGTGGCGACGAGCGGCTCGGCGACGACGTCGAGGGCGGCGACCCGTGGCACCGCCCGCAGAAACTGACTGACATAGCCGATGGTCCGCCGCCGCAATCCGAGCACTTGGCGCGGCTCGGCGCCGGCGATATCGATCGTCGTCCCGCCATGGCGAATGAGGATGGAGCCGACGTCGCAACGGTAGTTGCCGAAGATCATCTTCAGGATCGAGGACTTGCCCGCCCCGGACGGTCCGGACAGCACGACGCATTCGCCGCCCGCGACCTCGAAGGCGACATTGCGCACCACCGGCAGGACGATGCCGCCCTGCAGATGCATGGTGAAGCTCTTCCCGGCATCCCGGATGTCGATCATGACGCTCATCGATGTCTCACGCAGGCAGAATGGAGGAAACCAGGAGCTGAGTATAGGGCTCGTGCGGATCATCGAGCACCTGGTCCGTCAGCCCTGTTTCGATCACCTCGCCGCTCTTCATCACCATCACCCGATGCGACAGCAGCCGCGCCACCGCGAGATCATGGGTGACGACGATGGCGGCGAGACCGAGATCGGCGACGAGGCCACGCAGGAGGTCGAGCAGACGGGCCTGGACCGACACGTCGAGGCCGCCGGTCGGCTCGTCCATGAAGACGAGACGCGGCTCGGTAACGAGGTTGCGGGCGATCTGCAGACGCTGGCGCATGCCGCCCGAATAGGTCTTCGGCGTATCGTCGATGCGTCCGGGAGCGATCTCGACCCGCTCGAGCCAGGAGGTCGCAGCCTCCCGGATCCGGCCATAGTGGGCCCAGCCCACCGCCATCAGCCGTTCGCCGACATTGGCGCCGGCCGACACGCCCATGCGCAGGCCCTGCGCCGCATCCTGATGGACATAGCCCCAGTCGGTGCGGAACAGGAAACGGCGTTCGGCCTCGCCGAGCTCGGCGAGATCGCGCGTCGCGCCGTCCCGCATGCGGTAGAACACCCGGCCGCGGCTCGCAGAAAGCTGCGCCGACAGCATCTGCAGCAGCGTCGACTTGCCCGAGCCGCTCTCGCCGACGATCGCCAGCACCTCGCCCGGATAGAGCGAGAAGGAGACATCGCGGCAGGCCTGCAGCCGGCCGTAGTTCTTGCTCAACCCCTCGGCGATCAGCAGCGGCGCATCGGCCATCGTATCAATCATGGACGTGCTCCGTCGGCGCATTGGCACTGCCGTAATGACCTTCGGCCCGGCGGCTCTCGCAATAATCGGTATCCGAGCAGACGAACATCCGCCCGCCGGCATCGTCGACGACGATTTCGTCGAGATAGGAATCTTCCGCCCCGCACAGCGCGCAAGGCGCGTTGTGGCGATAGGCCTCGAACGGATGGTCATCGAAGTCGAGCGAAACCACCGTGGTGTAGGGCGGGATGGCGTAGATCCGCTTCTCGCGGCCGGCGCCGAACAGTTGCAATGCCGGACAGTTGTCCATCTTCGGATTGTCGAATTTCGGCGTCGGCGACGGATCCATCACATAGCGGTCGTCGACCTTGACCGGATAGGCATAGGCGGTGGCGATATGGCCGAAGCGAGCGATATCCTCATAGAGCTTGACGTGCATCAGCCCGTATTCGGCGAGGGCATGCATGCGCCGCGTCTCCGTCTCCCGCGGCTCCAGGAAGCGCAGCGGCTCGGGGATCGGCACCTGGTAGACCAGCACCTGATCATCGCGGAGGGGCACTTCCGGGATGCGGTGGCGGGTCTGGATCACGCTCGCCTCCACCGTGCGGGTGGTGGTGGCGACGCCTGCCGTCCTGGCGAAGAACTTGCGGATCGAGATCGCATTGGTGGTGTCGTCGGAGCCCTGGTCGATCACTTTCAGCACGTCATCGGGGCCGAGCACCGCCGCCGTGACCTGGACGCCGCCGGTGCCCCAGCCATAGGGCATCGGCATCTCGCGGCTGGCGAAGGGCACCTGATAGCCGGGAATGGCGATCGCCTTGAGGATGGCGCGGCGGATCATCCGCTTGGTCTGCTCGTCGAGATACGCGAAGTTGTAAGTCGGCGCGTTCATTCCGCGGCCTCCCGCATCAGATCTGCCGACCCCGCCGCAAACTCCTCACGCAGCTTGCGGATGAGGCCAAGCTCCGACTGGAAATCGACGTAGTGGGGCAGCTTGAGGTGCTCGACGAAGCCGGTCGCCTGCACGTTGTCCGAATGCGACAGCACGAATTCCTCGTCCTGGGCCGGCGCCGTCGCCTCCTCGCCGAGCTCCCGCGCCCGCAGCGCACGATCGACCAGCGCCATCGCCATGACCTTGCGCTCAGCCTGGCCGAAGGCGAGGCCATAGCCGCGCGTGAAGCTCGGCGGCTCGGTGGCACTGCCCGTGAACTGGTTGACCATCTGGCATTCGCTCAGTTCGATGGTACCGAGCGGCACGGCGAAGCCGACCTCCTCGGCGAAGAACTGCACCTCGACGTCGCCGAAGCGGATCTCGCCGGCGAACGGATGGTTGCGGGCATAGCCGCGCTGGGTCGAATAGCCCAGCGCCAGGAGGAAACCTTCGTCGCCGCGCGCCAGATTTTGCAGCCGCAAGTCCCGCCCGGCGGGAAAGGCCAGGGGCTCGCGGGTGAGATCGGCGACCGCGGCGCCGGGCTCGGCCTGGGGTGACGGCTCGATCAGGCCGTCGCGACCGAGAATATCCGTTGCGCGCGGCATCGGCGCCGGCTCCGCCTCGCTTTCCGCCGCCGGCTCCGGCTCTGCGCCGTCGGCGAGTTCGGGATCGAGCAGCCGGTGGGTATAGTCGAAGGTTGGCCCCAGCACCTGACCGCCGGGCATGTCCTTGAAGGTCGACGAGATGCGTCGCCGCACCTCCATGCCGGAGGTGTCCACCGGCTCGGTCGAACCGAAGCGCGGCAAGGTCGCGCGAAAGGCACGCAGCAGGAAGATCGCCTCGATCAGGTCGCCACGCGCCTGCTTGATGGCAAGGGCCGCCAGCTCACGATCGTGAAGCGATCCCTCACTCATCACCCGGTCGACAGCGAGACCAAGCTGGCCGGCGATCTGGTCGAGCGACAGTTCTGGCACCGAGGGATCGCCACGACGCGCCTGCGCCAGCAGCTTGTGGGCATTGTCGATGGCGCGCTCGCCGCCCTTGACTGCGACATACACGATCAGTCCTCCTTCGCTGTCACGCGCGTGGTGCGCGGCAGGCCGACAAGGCTGTCGTCCGCCACCAGCATGAGATCGACACCACGGGGAAACAGCCCGCGATTGGCCGCGAGCCTGGCCGGCAGGTCGGCCGGCAAGCGCGCGGTGAGCGAGGCGATACCGTCGATGCCGGGACCGCGCAGCGACAGTGCGGGCCCGTCCGCAAGGCTCGCCACCTGGATGATCAATGTCGTCGAACGATCCGGATAATCGCTGCTGCCGAGCGCGAAGCACTCGAACGGCGGCATCGCATCGGGCTCGGCGATCAGGGCGAAGGCTGCATTCGCCGGACTGGCGACGATGGCAGCACCGGTCTGGAAGCGCAGCCAGTCGGCGACCTCGCAGTTCGCCGCCATGGCGCCATCGAGCCAGATCGGAGTATCGCTGTCGAACAGCGCCCGCGCCAGCACCGCGGCGCCCCGCGTCATCGGCGCCGGCACCGCGGTTGCGGCCTCGGCGGCGAGTGCGATGGACTGCAGCCGCCCTGGCCGGGCCAGCGCCTCCATGGCAGCGCGAAATGTCGCCTGGGCATGAAGGACCTCCGGCGGATAGGCCATGGCGGCCCCTGTCGTCGGCGCCATGATCAGCCCTCCCCGCGCACCAGAGTGAAGAAATCGACCCGGGTTGCCGCGGTCTGCGCCGCGGTGCGGCGCCGACCCACGGCGATGATCGCCGCCAGCGGCGCAATCACTTCGCGCTCGATGGTTGCCGCCCGCTCGGTCTGGATCATGGCGTCGCAGAGCGCGATCAATTCGGCCTTGGCGGTGTCGCGCCCCAGCGCGTAGCCGAAACCGACGGCGCCGCCTTCGAGCCGCAACGCCACCCGGGCGACGGTCGCCTCGCCAAGGTTGAAGGGCGTGCCGTCGCCGCCGATCCGGCCGCGCACCATGACGAGACCTCGTTCGCCGGCGCGCAACCGCTGGAACGGCGGCAACTCGACGGCGGCAATGCGCTCGGCGATCGCCGCCGTGGCGGATCGTGCCAGCACGGCCATCGCCGCCTGCCGCCGCCTGGTGATGTCGTCGTCGCGTGTTTCGCCCGGTGTTGCCCTGCTTGACGTTGCCCTGCTTGACATGGGCCCTTCCAAAGTTGTCTATGTCTATAGACAACTTGATAGCGCGCATCCATGACCGTTTGGTGACACCGGGGATGATTTCACGAACAGTCGCATCCGAAAGTTGTGCCGTGCCGCCCGGCGCGAGCGCCGCATGAGCGTCCAGGACGAAACCGCCGGCGTGGCGCTGTGGCGGCGCGTCGCCGATTCCATCGAGCGCGACATCGGCGCGGGGACCTATGCCGCCGGCGAAAAGCTGCCCGGCGAGGTCGAGATCGCGGAGGCCTTCGGTGTCAATCGCCATACCGTCCGCCGCGCCCTGGCGGCGCTGGCCGAGCGCGGGCTGGTCCGCGCCGAGCGCGGCAGCGGCACCTACGTCGAGGCGCCCCGCCTCGCCTATCCGCTGCGGGCGCGCACCCGCTTCTCCGAAATCGTCGGCGCCGGCG encodes the following:
- a CDS encoding alpha-D-ribose 1-methylphosphonate 5-triphosphate diphosphatase, translated to MTAGRDKTEAVIGNATVVLADRVIARGWVAIAQGRIVEVGEGAAPAGSEDMAGDLVMPGLVELHTDHLESHYLPRPKVLWNPVAAVVSYDGQLATSGITTVLDSLRVWREEGAPDADGQAGVLASAISTAREAGLLRADHYLHLRCEVPMPSVVDEARELVDRPDVRLMSLMDHTPGQRQFRDELKLRDYYRGKSGGLTDAELDVMFARRVAYQQAYAEPNLRAIVALAHARGVPLASHDDTTAENVQDALRDGVAVAEFPTTLEAARALRDAGIAILMGAPNVVRGGSHSGNIAAVDLARDGLLDILSSDYVPSSLLMGALQLPRHVPGIDLAAAVRTVTRRPAQAVGLDDRGEIAPGLRADLIRVHVAHDVPAVRGVWREGTRVA
- the phnL gene encoding phosphonate C-P lyase system protein PhnL; translated protein: MSVMIDIRDAGKSFTMHLQGGIVLPVVRNVAFEVAGGECVVLSGPSGAGKSSILKMIFGNYRCDVGSILIRHGGTTIDIAGAEPRQVLGLRRRTIGYVSQFLRAVPRVAALDVVAEPLVATGTPRDAARQRAGALLSRLNIPERLWLLPPSTFSGGEQQRVNIARGFVSDLPILLLDEPTASLDAANREVVAQLVDEKKRAGVAMVAIVHDDEMRARIADRLVDVTSFAAMAA
- the phnK gene encoding phosphonate C-P lyase system protein PhnK gives rise to the protein MIDTMADAPLLIAEGLSKNYGRLQACRDVSFSLYPGEVLAIVGESGSGKSTLLQMLSAQLSASRGRVFYRMRDGATRDLAELGEAERRFLFRTDWGYVHQDAAQGLRMGVSAGANVGERLMAVGWAHYGRIREAATSWLERVEIAPGRIDDTPKTYSGGMRQRLQIARNLVTEPRLVFMDEPTGGLDVSVQARLLDLLRGLVADLGLAAIVVTHDLAVARLLSHRVMVMKSGEVIETGLTDQVLDDPHEPYTQLLVSSILPA
- a CDS encoding alpha-D-ribose 1-methylphosphonate 5-phosphate C-P-lyase PhnJ; this encodes MNAPTYNFAYLDEQTKRMIRRAILKAIAIPGYQVPFASREMPMPYGWGTGGVQVTAAVLGPDDVLKVIDQGSDDTTNAISIRKFFARTAGVATTTRTVEASVIQTRHRIPEVPLRDDQVLVYQVPIPEPLRFLEPRETETRRMHALAEYGLMHVKLYEDIARFGHIATAYAYPVKVDDRYVMDPSPTPKFDNPKMDNCPALQLFGAGREKRIYAIPPYTTVVSLDFDDHPFEAYRHNAPCALCGAEDSYLDEIVVDDAGGRMFVCSDTDYCESRRAEGHYGSANAPTEHVHD
- a CDS encoding carbon-phosphorus lyase complex subunit PhnI; amino-acid sequence: MYVAVKGGERAIDNAHKLLAQARRGDPSVPELSLDQIAGQLGLAVDRVMSEGSLHDRELAALAIKQARGDLIEAIFLLRAFRATLPRFGSTEPVDTSGMEVRRRISSTFKDMPGGQVLGPTFDYTHRLLDPELADGAEPEPAAESEAEPAPMPRATDILGRDGLIEPSPQAEPGAAVADLTREPLAFPAGRDLRLQNLARGDEGFLLALGYSTQRGYARNHPFAGEIRFGDVEVQFFAEEVGFAVPLGTIELSECQMVNQFTGSATEPPSFTRGYGLAFGQAERKVMAMALVDRALRARELGEEATAPAQDEEFVLSHSDNVQATGFVEHLKLPHYVDFQSELGLIRKLREEFAAGSADLMREAAE
- the phnH gene encoding phosphonate C-P lyase system protein PhnH, translated to MAPTTGAAMAYPPEVLHAQATFRAAMEALARPGRLQSIALAAEAATAVPAPMTRGAAVLARALFDSDTPIWLDGAMAANCEVADWLRFQTGAAIVASPANAAFALIAEPDAMPPFECFALGSSDYPDRSTTLIIQVASLADGPALSLRGPGIDGIASLTARLPADLPARLAANRGLFPRGVDLMLVADDSLVGLPRTTRVTAKED
- the phnG gene encoding phosphonate C-P lyase system protein PhnG; protein product: MAVLARSATAAIAERIAAVELPPFQRLRAGERGLVMVRGRIGGDGTPFNLGEATVARVALRLEGGAVGFGYALGRDTAKAELIALCDAMIQTERAATIEREVIAPLAAIIAVGRRRTAAQTAATRVDFFTLVRGEG